A window from Bosea sp. ANAM02 encodes these proteins:
- a CDS encoding multidrug efflux SMR transporter, translated as MAWLNLFSAGILEIVWAFGMKQSDGFTRPMPTAITIVAMIGSFALLSLAMRSLPLGTAYTIWTGIGAVGAFLVGVTVLGEALTPMRIAAATLIVSGLVMMKLSAS; from the coding sequence ATGGCGTGGCTCAATCTCTTTTCCGCCGGCATTCTCGAGATCGTCTGGGCTTTCGGCATGAAGCAATCGGACGGCTTCACGCGCCCGATGCCGACAGCCATCACTATCGTCGCGATGATCGGCAGCTTCGCCCTGCTCTCGCTGGCGATGCGCTCGCTGCCGCTCGGCACGGCCTATACGATCTGGACCGGCATCGGCGCGGTCGGCGCCTTCCTCGTCGGCGTGACCGTGCTCGGCGAAGCGCTGACGCCGATGCGCATCGCCGCCGCGACGCTGATCGTCTCCGGCCTCGTCATGATGAAGCTCTCGGCGAGCTGA
- a CDS encoding type 1 glutamine amidotransferase: protein MIETSARPLRLLFVDGNMHDTREGLRRSYGMAYGEAYAAEIAAFEPGIVSDICLPADEGANLPDGEGLESYDGIFLTGSALHIYDTAPPVTRQIDLMRAIYASGTPCFGSCWGIQVGSVAAGGTVTPNPKGRETGFARRIAPTEAGRGHALLASRPAAFDAPAIHLDTIALPAHGTTILASNAYSQVQAAEIKHNGGTFWGVQYHPEFSLKQIAAILRPRTQLLIQEGFRKDEASAQAWLDDMLTLDAEPDRQDLAWAHGLDREVLDTERRVTELRNFMEHRVKPHASARGRA, encoded by the coding sequence ATGATCGAAACCAGCGCCCGCCCGCTTCGCCTGCTCTTCGTCGACGGCAACATGCACGACACGCGCGAAGGGCTGCGCCGGTCCTATGGCATGGCCTATGGCGAGGCCTATGCCGCCGAGATCGCGGCGTTCGAGCCCGGCATCGTCTCCGATATCTGCCTGCCGGCCGACGAAGGTGCCAACCTGCCCGACGGCGAAGGCCTCGAATCCTATGACGGCATCTTCCTGACCGGCTCGGCCCTGCACATCTACGACACGGCGCCGCCCGTGACGCGCCAGATCGACCTGATGCGCGCGATCTATGCGAGCGGCACGCCCTGCTTCGGCTCCTGCTGGGGCATTCAGGTCGGCTCCGTCGCGGCCGGCGGCACCGTCACTCCCAATCCCAAGGGCCGCGAGACCGGCTTTGCCCGCAGAATCGCGCCGACCGAAGCCGGCCGCGGCCACGCATTGCTCGCCAGCCGCCCGGCCGCCTTCGACGCCCCGGCGATCCATCTCGACACCATCGCGCTGCCGGCCCATGGCACGACCATCCTCGCCTCCAACGCCTACAGCCAGGTCCAGGCTGCCGAGATCAAGCATAATGGCGGCACCTTCTGGGGCGTGCAGTACCATCCCGAGTTCTCGCTGAAGCAGATCGCGGCGATCCTTCGCCCCAGGACGCAACTGCTGATCCAGGAGGGCTTCCGCAAGGACGAGGCTTCCGCGCAGGCCTGGCTCGATGACATGCTGACGCTCGATGCCGAGCCGGACCGGCAGGACCTCGCCTGGGCGCATGGCCTCGACCGCGAGGTGCTCGATACCGAACGCCGTGTCACAGAACTGCGCAATTTCATGGAGCATCGCGTCAAGCCGCATGCCAGCGCCCGCGGGCGGGCCTGA